The window AGGGCGTCTTGACTGGGCCAGCCTCAGCAAACTCGTGGACTTCCACCTTGAAAACGGCACCCATGCCATTGTCGCCGTCGGTACCACTGGCGAATCGGCAACCCTCGATGTCAACGAGCACATCGAAGTCATCCGTGCCGTGGTCAAGCAGGTAGCCGGGAAGATTCCGGTGATCGCCGGTACCGGCGCCAATTCGACCCGCGAAGCCGTCGAGCTGACCCGCAACGCCAAGGAAGCCGGTGCCGACGCGTGCCTGCTGGTCGTGCCGTACTACAACAAGCCAACCCAGGAAGGCTTGTACCAGCACTTCAAGCACATTGCCGAAGCGGTCGACATCCCGCAGATCCTCTACAACGTTCCCGGCCGCACCTCCTGCGACATGCAGGCCGAGACCGTGATTCGCCTCTCCACCGTGCCGAACATCATCGGTATCAAGGAAGCCACCGGCGACCTGGACCGCGCCAAGGCCATCCTCGCTGGCGTGAGTGATGACTTCATCGTGCTGTCCGGCGATGATCCGACCGCGGTCGAGCTGATCCTGCTGGGTGGCAAGGGCAATATCTCCGTCACCGCCAACGTCGCTCCGCGCGAAATGGCCGACCTGTGCGAGGCTGCGCTCAAGGGCGACGCCGAGACCGCGCGGGCAATCAACGAAAAACTGATGCCGTTGCACAAGGATCTGTTCATCGAAGCCAACCCGATTCCGGTGAAGTGGGCTTTGGTTGAAATGGGCCTGATGCATCAAGGCATCCGCCTGCCGCTCACCTGGCTGAGCGAAGCCTGTCACGAACCGCTTCGGCAGGCCATGCGCCAGTCGGGCGTCCTGGTTTAATTGAGGAAGTACAACGCATGAAGCGAATGGCCGGACTTTCCGCACTTGCCTTGATTATCTCCAGCACCAGTGGCTGCGGATGGGTCTGGGGCCCGGAAGGTTACTTCCGCGACCGTGGTAGCGATTACCTGGAAGCGCAACAG is drawn from Pseudomonas rhizophila and contains these coding sequences:
- the dapA gene encoding 4-hydroxy-tetrahydrodipicolinate synthase, which translates into the protein MIAGSMVALVTPMDAQGRLDWASLSKLVDFHLENGTHAIVAVGTTGESATLDVNEHIEVIRAVVKQVAGKIPVIAGTGANSTREAVELTRNAKEAGADACLLVVPYYNKPTQEGLYQHFKHIAEAVDIPQILYNVPGRTSCDMQAETVIRLSTVPNIIGIKEATGDLDRAKAILAGVSDDFIVLSGDDPTAVELILLGGKGNISVTANVAPREMADLCEAALKGDAETARAINEKLMPLHKDLFIEANPIPVKWALVEMGLMHQGIRLPLTWLSEACHEPLRQAMRQSGVLV